The genomic region GTTCGGTACGGAGGCCGAACCCCGCGACTCACGAGGGCGGGAACGGGCTGGGACCAGACCTCCGCTAGATAAGAAGGAACACTGCCTGATGGCACGTCTCATGGGCGTTGACCTCCCGCGCGATAAGCGCATGGAGATCGCGCTGACCTACATCTACGGCATCGGCCGTACCCGCAGCAACGAGATCCTCGCTGCGACCGGGATCTCGAAGGATCTGCGCACGAAGGACCTGACCGACGACCAGGTCACCCAGCTTCGTGACTACATCGAAGAGCACTTCAAGGTGGAGGGCGATCTGCGCCGCGAGGTGCAGGCCGACATCCGCCGCAAGATCGAGATCGGCTGCTACCAGGGTCTGCGGCACCGCCGCGGCCTGCCGGTGCGCGGCCAGCGGACCAAGACCAATGCGCGCACCCGCAAGGGCCCGAAGCGCACCATCGCGGGCAAGAAGAAGGCCAGGTAAGCAGATGCCTCCAGCTAAGAAGTCGGCAGCAGGCCCCAAGAAGGGCCAGAAGACCCGTCGCCGGGAAAAGAAGAACGTCCCGCACGGCGCCGCACACATCAAGAGCACGTTCAACAACACGATCGTTTCGATCACCGACCCGCAGGGCAACGTCATCGCCTGGGCGTCCTCGGGCCACGTGGGCTTCAAGGGTTCGCGTAAGTCGACCCCGTTCGCCGCGCAGCTGGCCGCCGAGAACGCCGCGCGCAAGGCGCAGGAGCACGGCGTGAAGAAGGTCGACGTGTTCGTCAAGGGTCCGGGCTCGGGCCGTGAGACCGCGATCCGCTCGCTGCAGGCCGCCGGCCTCGAGGTCGGCGCGATCGCCGATGTCACGCCGCAGCCGCACAACGGCTGCCGTCCGCCGAAGCGTCGCCGGGTCTAGGGGAGGAGAGGAATTCCATGGCTCGTTACACCGGACCCGCAACCCGCAAGTCGCGCCGCCTGGGCGTCGACCTCGTCGGTGGCGATCAGTCGTTCGAGAAGCGCCCCTACCCGCCCGGCCAGCACGGCCGCGCGCGGATCAAGGAGAGCGAATACCGCACCCAGCTGCAGGAGAAGCAGAAGGCCCGCTTCACCTACGGCGTGATGGAGAAGCAGTTCCGCCGCTACTACGAAGAGGCGAACCGCAAGCCCGGCAAGACCGGTGACAACCTCCTGCAGATCCTGGAGAGCCGGCTGGACAACGTCGTGTACCGCGCCGGCCTGGCGCGCACCCGCCGGATGGCCCGCCAGCTGGTCAGCCACGGCCACTTCCTGGTCAACGGTGTCAAGGTCGACATCCCCAGCTACCGGGTGTCGCAGTACGACATCATCGACGTCCGGGAGAAGTCGCTGAACACGCTGCCGTTCCAGATCGCGCGGGAGACCGCAGGTGAGCGGCCGATCCCGTCGTGGCTGCAGGTCGTCGGCGAGCGTCAGCGCATCCTGGTGCACCAGCTGCCGACGCGCGACCAGATCGACGTCCCGCTGACCGAGCAGCTGATCGTCGAGCTTTACTCGAAGTAACACACCTCCCGGGGGCCGCCGGCCCCCGGGATCCCCCTAAGCGGCATCAAATAGCGGTTGCCGAGAAGGAGAAAGAAAAAGATGCTGATCTCTCAGCGCCCCACCCTGTCCGAAGAGGTGGTGTCCGAGAATCGGTCCCGGTTCGTCATCGAGCCGCTGGAGCCGGGTTTCGGTTACACCCTGGGCAACTCACTTCGGCGCACCCTGCTGTCGTCCATCCCGGGCGCGGCGGTCACCAGCATCCGCATCGACGGTGTGCTGCACGAGTTCACCACGGTGCCGGGCGTCAAGGAAGACGTCACCGACATCATCCTGAACCTCAAGGGCCTGGTCGTCTCCTCGGAGGAGGACGAGCCCGTCACCATGTACCTGCGCAAGCAGGGTCCGGGTGAGGTCACCGCGGGCGACATCGTGCCGCCCGCCGGTGTCACGGTGCACAACCCGGAGATGCACATCGCCACCCTCAACGACAAGGGCAAGCTTGAGGTCGAGCTCGTCGTCGAGCGCGGCCGCGGCTACGTGCCCGCCGTGCAGAACAAGGCGTCGGGTGCCGAGATCGGTCGGATTCCGATCGACTCGATCTACTCGCCGGTGCTCAAGGTCACCTACAAGGTGGAGGCGACCCGCGTCGAGCAGCGCACCGACTTCGACAAGCTGATCATCGACGTCGAGACCAAGGCCTCGATCAGCCCGCGCGACGCGCTCGCGTCGGCCGGTGGCACCCTCGTCGAACTGTTCGGCCTGGCACGGGAACTCAACGCCGACGCCGAGCACATCGAGATCGGGCCGTCGCCGACCGAGGCCGATCACATCGCGGCGTTCGCGCTGCCGATCGACGACCTGGACCTCACGGTGCGGTCGTACAACTGCCTCAAGCGCGAGGGTGTGCACACGGTGGGCGAGCTCGTGGCCCGCACGGAGTCCGACCTGCTGGATATCCGTAACTTCGGCCAGAAGTCCATCGACGAGGTGAAGATCAAGCTGCACCAGCTGGGTCTGTCGCTGAAGGACAGCCCGGCCACGTTTGATCCGTCCGAGGTTGCCGGTTACGACGTCGCCACCGGCACCTGGAACAGCGATGCCGGCTACGACCTGGACGACAACCAGGACTACGCCGAAACCGAACAGCTCTAAGTTAATTTCGTCCCGGCCCTACCTGATACGGGGGTCGGCCCCACATAGGAGAAGTCGCAATGCCCAAGCCCACCAAGGGCCCTCGCCTCGGCGGGTCGTCCTCGCACCAGAAGGCCCTTCTGGCCAACCTGGCCACGTCGCTCTT from Mycolicibacterium phlei harbors:
- the rpsD gene encoding 30S ribosomal protein S4 codes for the protein MARYTGPATRKSRRLGVDLVGGDQSFEKRPYPPGQHGRARIKESEYRTQLQEKQKARFTYGVMEKQFRRYYEEANRKPGKTGDNLLQILESRLDNVVYRAGLARTRRMARQLVSHGHFLVNGVKVDIPSYRVSQYDIIDVREKSLNTLPFQIARETAGERPIPSWLQVVGERQRILVHQLPTRDQIDVPLTEQLIVELYSK
- a CDS encoding DNA-directed RNA polymerase subunit alpha encodes the protein MLISQRPTLSEEVVSENRSRFVIEPLEPGFGYTLGNSLRRTLLSSIPGAAVTSIRIDGVLHEFTTVPGVKEDVTDIILNLKGLVVSSEEDEPVTMYLRKQGPGEVTAGDIVPPAGVTVHNPEMHIATLNDKGKLEVELVVERGRGYVPAVQNKASGAEIGRIPIDSIYSPVLKVTYKVEATRVEQRTDFDKLIIDVETKASISPRDALASAGGTLVELFGLARELNADAEHIEIGPSPTEADHIAAFALPIDDLDLTVRSYNCLKREGVHTVGELVARTESDLLDIRNFGQKSIDEVKIKLHQLGLSLKDSPATFDPSEVAGYDVATGTWNSDAGYDLDDNQDYAETEQL
- the rpsM gene encoding 30S ribosomal protein S13, with amino-acid sequence MARLMGVDLPRDKRMEIALTYIYGIGRTRSNEILAATGISKDLRTKDLTDDQVTQLRDYIEEHFKVEGDLRREVQADIRRKIEIGCYQGLRHRRGLPVRGQRTKTNARTRKGPKRTIAGKKKAR
- the rpsK gene encoding 30S ribosomal protein S11, translated to MPPAKKSAAGPKKGQKTRRREKKNVPHGAAHIKSTFNNTIVSITDPQGNVIAWASSGHVGFKGSRKSTPFAAQLAAENAARKAQEHGVKKVDVFVKGPGSGRETAIRSLQAAGLEVGAIADVTPQPHNGCRPPKRRRV